A stretch of the Desulfobacter sp. genome encodes the following:
- the pncB gene encoding nicotinate phosphoribosyltransferase: MIQSILDNDLYKFTMQQAVLDLYPEARVAYELTNRGGTPFPPKMAREVQKKINTMASLSLTLDEKAWLEDTCPYFTPAFLRFLSEYRYDPEEVSLYQEKSRLFATIKGPWYRTILWEVPLMAMISQTYFEMTAPKIMSRDDICQRNRRKAKKLASHQVSFVDFGTRRRFSFANHEDLIKEITRLPGHTLLGTSNVHLAQKFNIAPIGTLAHEWIMFHSGLGNYKTANESALEAWVKVYQGNLSIALTDTYTTDAFLTCFEKPRATLFDGVRHDSGDPIEFARKIITHYQGLGIDPKTKTIVFSDSLDPDRAIDIHRFCRGKFKDIYGIGTNLTNDVGTTPLNIVIKLCQCNAGPGMPLRPTVKLSDDKGKHTGDKTELLQCMKTLGI, encoded by the coding sequence TATCCCGAGGCCCGGGTGGCATACGAACTGACAAACAGGGGAGGGACCCCCTTTCCCCCAAAAATGGCCCGTGAAGTTCAAAAAAAAATCAACACCATGGCCAGCCTTTCTTTGACCCTGGACGAAAAAGCCTGGCTTGAAGATACATGCCCCTATTTTACCCCGGCATTTCTAAGGTTTTTATCTGAGTATCGATATGATCCTGAAGAGGTCAGCCTGTACCAGGAAAAAAGCCGCCTTTTTGCAACGATCAAAGGTCCCTGGTACCGGACCATTCTCTGGGAAGTTCCCCTCATGGCCATGATCAGCCAGACGTACTTTGAGATGACCGCCCCCAAAATCATGTCCAGAGACGACATTTGCCAAAGAAACCGAAGAAAAGCAAAAAAGCTGGCCTCTCACCAGGTCTCTTTTGTTGATTTCGGCACACGTCGCAGGTTTTCCTTTGCCAACCATGAAGACTTGATCAAAGAGATCACACGCCTGCCCGGCCACACGCTTTTGGGCACCTCCAATGTCCACCTGGCACAAAAATTCAACATTGCCCCAATCGGAACCCTGGCCCATGAATGGATCATGTTCCACTCCGGTTTAGGCAATTATAAAACAGCCAATGAAAGCGCATTGGAGGCCTGGGTCAAGGTATACCAGGGCAACCTGAGCATTGCCCTCACCGACACCTATACCACGGATGCCTTTTTAACCTGTTTTGAAAAACCCCGGGCAACGCTGTTTGACGGGGTCCGCCATGATTCAGGAGACCCCATTGAATTTGCCCGAAAAATCATCACCCACTACCAGGGCCTCGGCATTGACCCAAAGACAAAAACCATTGTGTTTTCAGACAGCCTGGATCCGGACAGGGCAATAGATATCCATCGATTCTGCAGGGGAAAATTCAAGGATATCTATGGTATTGGCACCAATCTAACCAATGATGTGGGAACAACGCCTTTGAATATTGTGATCAAGCTTTGCCAATGCAACGCCGGACCCGGCATGCCATTACGGCCCACGGTAAAGCTCTCCGATGATAAGGGCAAGCATACAGGGGATAAAACAGAACTGTTGCAATGTATGAAAACCCTGGGGATTTAG
- a CDS encoding ISL3 family transposase codes for MSTSFIYHAFGLRDYFYKTTRFIGGIITFELIPKPEAVKCPECNSRSVTRKGIVTRDLRTIPVGSKPVILRTAIQRIWCSFCQFVRQIKLSFAQEGKSYTRAFERYVLELSQFMTIKDIAIHLRISWDTIKQIQKEDLLRRYRKIPLEKVRQIAIDEISIGKGHKYLTIVMDLESGRILHVGEGKGGEALKSFWTKVKISKAKIKAVSIDMSPAYLSAVIENLSGSAIVFDRFHVVKLFNEKLSDFRRKLYNLLANTGQQKLLKGVRWLLLKNPENLSDDKKEAQRLEEALKINQPLLVVYYMKEELRQIWNQKKKETAEKIVSNWINLANISKISMLMKFAKTLAVHRQRILSYYDYRISTGPLEGTNNKIKTMKRKAYGYRDSEFFRLKLLDLHNKRYALIG; via the coding sequence ATGTCCACAAGCTTCATATACCATGCCTTTGGCCTTCGTGACTACTTTTATAAAACAACACGTTTCATCGGTGGAATAATCACTTTTGAACTCATACCAAAACCGGAGGCGGTAAAATGCCCGGAATGTAATTCCAGGTCCGTCACCAGGAAAGGGATTGTGACAAGAGATCTCAGAACAATACCGGTAGGTTCAAAACCCGTGATTCTCAGGACGGCTATCCAGAGAATTTGGTGTTCGTTCTGTCAATTTGTCCGGCAAATCAAACTATCCTTTGCCCAGGAGGGGAAAAGCTATACCCGGGCTTTTGAACGGTATGTCTTGGAGTTGTCTCAGTTCATGACAATCAAAGATATTGCCATCCATTTAAGGATCAGCTGGGATACGATAAAGCAGATCCAGAAAGAAGACCTGCTGAGGCGTTATCGAAAAATCCCCCTTGAGAAAGTCCGGCAGATTGCCATAGATGAAATTTCCATAGGGAAAGGGCATAAATACTTGACCATCGTGATGGATCTGGAATCCGGTAGAATTCTGCACGTGGGAGAAGGAAAAGGTGGTGAAGCTTTGAAATCTTTTTGGACAAAAGTGAAAATATCGAAAGCAAAAATCAAAGCCGTCAGCATCGATATGTCCCCGGCATACTTGAGTGCTGTTATTGAAAATCTTTCTGGTTCAGCAATTGTCTTTGACAGATTTCATGTTGTTAAATTGTTCAATGAGAAACTGTCGGATTTCAGGCGAAAGCTCTACAACCTTCTTGCCAATACCGGGCAACAAAAACTTCTGAAGGGAGTCCGGTGGCTTTTGTTAAAAAATCCCGAAAACCTCAGTGATGACAAGAAGGAGGCCCAACGGTTAGAAGAAGCATTGAAAATAAATCAGCCGCTATTGGTAGTCTACTACATGAAAGAGGAACTCAGGCAAATATGGAATCAAAAGAAAAAAGAAACAGCTGAAAAGATAGTCAGCAATTGGATCAATCTGGCCAATATTTCCAAAATTTCAATGTTGATGAAATTTGCCAAGACCTTGGCTGTGCACAGGCAAAGAATCCTTTCATACTATGATTACAGGATATCTACAGGTCCTTTAGAAGGGACAAATAACAAGATAAAAACCATGAAACGGAAAGCTTATGGATACAGGGATTCGGAGTTTTTCAGGTTGAAACTTTTGGACCTTCACAATAAAAGGTACGCATTAATCGGATGA
- a CDS encoding MinD/ParA family protein, which translates to MAKVLTIASGKGGVGKTSISLNLSLALAKAGYRVCLFDGDLGLANVNILTGLYPDHGLADVIEGRKTLKDFMIKDFNGIDMIPGSSGVDKLADLTPDESGRLINAFLELSAYDYFILDTSAGISSQVLSFCRACHEMILVATPEPTSLTDAYSLLKVLARGGRLPRIRVVINQVQSAAAAKKAYAKLKKTVHKFLSLKITPLGIVARDPNVPIAVVSQIPFFMLFPDTMAARCIRAIALKLVKDPGEDMPVEAFWDQCLDMLSQGRPAPQVPDQPVPATNLVLENQAVQDREALEKRLSGIENKMDRLLEEMAQIKVLAREARPIHETPPEPKIEVPKVPWPSEPLTLDFEDWLNRG; encoded by the coding sequence ATGGCCAAGGTGCTGACCATTGCATCGGGAAAAGGCGGGGTGGGTAAAACCAGCATCAGCCTCAATCTATCGTTGGCCCTGGCAAAGGCAGGGTATCGGGTCTGTCTCTTTGACGGCGACCTCGGCCTTGCCAATGTGAATATCCTGACCGGGCTATATCCTGACCATGGACTTGCCGATGTGATTGAGGGGCGTAAAACTCTCAAGGATTTCATGATCAAGGATTTCAACGGAATTGACATGATTCCGGGCAGTTCAGGCGTGGACAAGCTGGCAGACCTGACCCCTGACGAATCCGGGCGATTGATCAATGCATTCCTGGAATTATCTGCCTATGATTATTTTATCCTGGATACCTCTGCCGGAATTTCCTCCCAGGTGCTCTCCTTTTGCAGGGCCTGTCATGAGATGATCCTGGTGGCCACGCCGGAACCCACCTCTCTGACAGACGCCTATTCCCTGTTAAAGGTATTGGCCCGGGGCGGCCGGCTTCCCAGGATAAGGGTGGTCATCAATCAGGTTCAGTCTGCAGCCGCGGCAAAAAAAGCCTATGCCAAACTCAAAAAGACGGTCCATAAATTTTTATCCCTGAAGATCACTCCTTTAGGGATTGTGGCCCGGGATCCCAATGTTCCCATTGCCGTTGTTTCCCAGATTCCGTTTTTCATGCTTTTTCCGGATACCATGGCGGCCCGCTGTATCCGTGCCATTGCCCTGAAACTGGTCAAAGATCCGGGTGAGGATATGCCTGTGGAGGCCTTTTGGGATCAATGCCTTGATATGCTCTCCCAGGGACGGCCCGCACCACAGGTTCCGGACCAGCCTGTGCCGGCAACGAATCTTGTCCTTGAAAATCAAGCTGTCCAGGATCGTGAAGCCCTTGAAAAGAGGTTGTCCGGGATTGAAAATAAGATGGACCGTCTTTTAGAAGAGATGGCTCAGATTAAAGTTCTGGCCCGTGAGGCCCGGCCGATTCACGAGACTCCGCCTGAACCCAAAATAGAGGTGCCCAAGGTCCCCTGGCCCTCAGAGCCCCTGACCCTGGATTTTGAAGACTGGCTGAACCGGGGCTAA